One Zeugodacus cucurbitae isolate PBARC_wt_2022May chromosome 3, idZeuCucr1.2, whole genome shotgun sequence genomic region harbors:
- the LOC105216867 gene encoding phenoloxidase-activating factor 2, with protein MNRNLTIIGIYLLLLSITKTQAQPEKSFDDMLNEIFSQSQPSTPRPQPKATTLNPNQKIGGGKVCGVNKECIERFLCDAKGAVVRSGENVIDIRGNFENPCDYLEVCCSIDDQITEPNIPIQPADRHEGCGYRNPTGVGFRITGDKDGESEFGEFPWMVGILRDEVIGGELLKVYECGGSVIAPNVVLTAAHCAQNIEPHLLVARAGEWDTQTKQEVLPHQDARVKEIIRHENYNKRTLFNDIALFILETPFIWQENVRPICLPEPDVNFDYSRCYVSGWGRDKFGKEGTPQVILKKIDLPVVPRATCQANLRKTRVGRFFLLDQSFICAGGEEGKDACKGDGGSPLVCPDPNNPKRYYQAGIVAWGIGCGAANVPGVYASVPYLRNWINEKLSVRGVNFRHFTV; from the exons ATGAATCGCAATTTGACGATTATCGGCATTTATTTGCTTCTCCTCTCGATTACAAAAACACAAGCTCAACCTGAAAAAAGTTTTGATGAtatgttaaatgaaatattttcacaatcTCAACCATCAACACCACGACCACAACCTAAAGCAACCACGTTAAATCCGAATCAAAAAATTGGTGGTGGAAAAGTTTGTGGTGTAAATAAAGAGTGTATTGAGCGTTTTCTTTGCGATGCAAAAGGGGCGGTGGTAAGAAGTGGTGAAAACGTCATCGATATACGAGGGAATTTCGAAAATCCATGTGACTATTTGGAAGTATGCTGTAGTATAGACGATCAG ATAACGGAACCGAACATACCAATCCAACCAGCCGACAGACACGAAGGTTGTGGTTATCGTAATCCAACTGGTGTAGGTTTCAGAATTACTGGCGACAAAGACGGCGAGTCAGAGTTTGGTGAATTCCCTTGGATGGTGGGCATTCTGCGTGATGAAGTAATTGGGGGCGAGTTGTTAAAAGTGTACGAATGTGGTGGATCTGTAATTGCACCAAATGTTGTCCTGACAGCTGCACATTGTGCGCAAAATATTGAGCCTCACCTATTAGTAGCACGTGCCGGAGAGTGGGACACACAAACCAAACAGGAGGTGTTGCCACATCAAGATGCACGTGTCAAAGAGATCATCCGTCACGAGAACTACAACAAGCGCACACTCTTCAACGACATAGCGCTATTCATTTTGGAAACACCTTTCATTTGGCAGGAAAATGTACGTCCCATCTGTTTGCCTGAACCGGACGTCAATTTCGACTATTCACGTTGTTATGTCTCTGGTTGGGGCAGAGACAAGTTTGGTAAAGAGGGTACACCACAggttattttaaaaaagatcgatttaccagTGGTGCCACGCGCTACTTGCCAAGCAAATCTTCGTAAAACACGTGTGGGACGATTTTTCCTTTTAGATCAGAGTTTCATTTGTGCCGGTGGCGAAGAAGGCAAGGATGCATGCAAAGGTGATGGCGGCTCACCATTGGTGTGCCCCGATCCGAATAACCCGAAACGTTACTATCAAGCTGGTATTGTGGCTTGGGGTATTGGTTGTGGTGCTGCAAATGTGCCAGGAGTCTATGCAAGTGTGCCGTATCTCCGCAATTGGATCAACGAAAAGCTTTCTGTACGAGGCGTTAACTTTAGGCATTTCACGGTTTAA